In Candidatus Nitrospira nitrificans, one DNA window encodes the following:
- a CDS encoding acetyl-CoA carboxylase carboxyltransferase subunit alpha: MRDYLEFEKPIREIEEKIEKLSAAATGGKSSSQNDIRKLRTKLAQVEHELYKNLTPWQRTQLARHPQRPSTLDYINELTRDFLELHGDRLFGDDRAIVGGFARFNDRPVMIIGHQKGKTLKERMQRNFGMPNPEGYRKALRLMKMAEKFNRPILTFIDTPGAYPGIGAEERGQAEAIARNLFVMSRLSVPIIAVVIGEGGSGGALALGVADHVMMLEHSVYSVISPEGCAAILWDNPEKIPDAASALKMTANDLFKLGVIDTIVPEPLGGAHREPRAVCDLVGKALTNQLFDLLDLPVEQLLARREQKYRKMGAVAGLLPEHA, encoded by the coding sequence ATGCGCGACTATCTTGAATTTGAAAAGCCGATTCGTGAGATCGAAGAGAAGATCGAAAAGCTATCCGCTGCGGCCACCGGCGGCAAGTCGTCCTCACAGAACGACATTCGGAAGCTGCGCACCAAACTGGCGCAAGTGGAGCATGAGCTTTACAAAAACCTGACCCCCTGGCAGCGAACGCAGCTGGCCCGCCACCCTCAACGCCCCAGCACGCTGGACTATATCAATGAGTTGACACGAGATTTTCTCGAGCTGCACGGCGACCGCCTGTTTGGAGACGATCGGGCCATCGTGGGAGGATTTGCCCGATTCAACGATCGACCGGTGATGATTATCGGTCATCAAAAAGGCAAAACCCTCAAAGAGCGCATGCAACGGAACTTCGGCATGCCCAACCCCGAAGGGTATCGAAAGGCCCTTCGTCTCATGAAGATGGCGGAAAAGTTCAACCGCCCGATCCTGACCTTTATCGATACGCCCGGCGCCTATCCCGGTATCGGCGCCGAAGAGCGTGGACAAGCTGAAGCCATTGCCAGAAATTTGTTTGTCATGTCCCGCTTGTCCGTGCCCATCATTGCCGTGGTCATCGGCGAGGGGGGGAGCGGGGGGGCCTTGGCTCTCGGCGTCGCCGACCACGTCATGATGCTGGAACATTCGGTCTATTCGGTCATTTCGCCTGAGGGCTGTGCCGCAATTCTCTGGGACAATCCGGAAAAGATTCCCGATGCCGCCTCCGCATTGAAAATGACCGCGAACGACCTGTTCAAGCTCGGCGTGATCGACACGATCGTTCCCGAACCGCTGGGCGGCGCTCATCGCGAGCCGCGAGCCGTCTGCGACCTGGTCGGAAAGGCGCTGACCAACCAACTATTTGACCTGCTTGATTTGCCCGTCGAACAACTGCTTGCGCGGCGAGAGCAGAAATATCGAAAGATGGGAGCAGTCGCCGGCCTGCTTCCCGAGCATGCCTGA
- a CDS encoding TIGR03862 family flavoprotein, with protein MVVIIGGGPAGLMAAEAAVSADETVELYDAMPSVGRKLLLAGKGGLNLTHSEPMEPFLSRYDTRRALLEPAIRSFSPAALRAWARELGVETFVGTSGRIFPTDLKAAPLLRAWLRRLRQAGVRFHIRHRWRGWDEEGRVRFTTPQGLVRAHADAVVLALGGGSWPHLGSDAAWIHILAERKISIAPLKPANCGFDARWSDHFRSKFAGYPVKTIEVTAETVDGIVIRQRGDCVVTETGVEGGVIYTVSRHVRDAIAMEGTATLRLDLVPDRSLRQLAHDLSKPRGKRTMATHLKRCAGVAGVKAGLLREAVSNEALADPIRLAAAIKSLPLTLMAPRPLAEAISTAGGVSFNALDGNLMLRSLPGVFCAGEMMDWEAPTGGYLLTACLATGRFAGQAAARWSRAYGAQRATDSILKEES; from the coding sequence ATGGTCGTTATCATTGGTGGTGGTCCTGCCGGGCTCATGGCGGCCGAAGCGGCTGTATCCGCAGACGAGACAGTCGAGCTATACGATGCCATGCCGTCCGTGGGGCGAAAGCTTCTGCTGGCAGGAAAAGGCGGGTTGAATCTCACGCATTCAGAGCCGATGGAGCCGTTTCTTTCGCGCTATGACACTCGCCGGGCACTCCTCGAACCGGCGATCAGATCATTCTCTCCGGCGGCTCTGCGGGCTTGGGCTCGTGAGCTGGGTGTGGAGACGTTCGTCGGTACGTCCGGACGAATCTTTCCCACTGATCTGAAAGCGGCCCCGCTCTTGCGCGCATGGTTGCGTCGGTTGCGACAAGCCGGTGTACGATTCCATATCAGACATCGATGGCGCGGATGGGATGAAGAGGGCAGGGTGCGGTTCACCACTCCACAAGGATTGGTTCGCGCTCATGCCGACGCTGTGGTCTTGGCGTTGGGCGGGGGCAGTTGGCCGCACCTCGGTTCCGACGCCGCATGGATTCATATTTTGGCTGAACGGAAGATCTCGATCGCTCCGCTGAAGCCGGCCAATTGTGGATTTGACGCACGGTGGAGTGACCACTTTCGGTCAAAGTTCGCCGGATATCCGGTGAAGACGATCGAAGTCACCGCGGAGACCGTGGACGGGATCGTGATCCGTCAACGGGGAGACTGTGTCGTCACGGAGACCGGTGTGGAAGGAGGCGTGATCTATACGGTCTCACGTCATGTCCGGGATGCGATCGCCATGGAAGGAACGGCCACTCTGCGGCTCGATCTCGTCCCGGATCGATCGCTGCGGCAACTCGCGCATGATCTTTCGAAGCCGCGTGGAAAACGGACGATGGCAACCCATCTCAAACGGTGTGCCGGTGTCGCGGGAGTCAAGGCCGGTCTCTTGCGCGAGGCCGTATCCAACGAAGCGTTGGCGGATCCCATTCGCTTGGCCGCTGCCATCAAATCCCTCCCGCTCACACTCATGGCGCCTCGACCACTGGCGGAAGCCATCAGCACGGCCGGCGGTGTCTCGTTCAACGCTCTCGACGGCAACTTGATGCTGCGATCATTGCCTGGAGTGTTTTGCGCAGGGGAAATGATGGATTGGGAGGCGCCGACCGGAGGCTATTTACTCACGGCATGTCTGGCGACCGGGCGCTTCGCCGGACAGGCAGCAGCGCGGTGGAGCAGGGCCTATGGCGCACAACGAGCCACAGATAGCATCCTCAAAGAAGAGTCGTAG
- a CDS encoding peroxidase family protein, with product MRVRAIYCVALGLAGLLSGTLEQAVAADDLSKRNNLHVTRPHAPRHPDDSFSRMFPGLPPYAPQTDEAREQAKRLGVKEGIIDAQDLLTDPKESILNPAVHSPNNADNADMTAGVTFFGQFLDHDLTLALKAPILEQTNPRRTTNFRTAEFDLDSLYGNGPDRSPELYDTGGGNIKFKVEAIPGSEAVSRKGAARFDLPRDANDNAIIADSRNDENVLLSQFHLAMLKFHNAVTDRILKDPTFANRSDKDVFNEAQRQVRWHYQWIIVNEFLPMTIGQERVNDILRNGTRFYNVTDRNEDGLLRNAIREPLIPVEFAVAAYRFGHSQVRPSYRVNFGAAPGNEFFAFVFDDSADPNDPDPNDMRGGKRAARRFVDWQTFFDFGDGNVRPNKKIDTKLSTPLMHLLGSRGPAPGMPSDGIQSLASRNLMRHVNFGIPSGQAIARVMNARVLSPAQLAELAPFGMEKSTPLWYYILKEAEVFENGRRLGPVGSRIVGEVFIGLLRADRDSYLSANRNWKPTLPSAKAGDFEITDLLNFAGVVPPLN from the coding sequence ATGCGTGTTCGAGCGATATATTGCGTTGCGCTCGGCTTAGCGGGCTTGCTGTCCGGTACCCTGGAACAAGCCGTCGCAGCCGACGACCTATCAAAAAGAAACAACCTGCATGTGACCAGGCCTCATGCCCCTCGTCATCCGGACGATTCGTTTAGTCGCATGTTTCCAGGATTGCCACCCTATGCGCCTCAGACCGATGAGGCGCGAGAACAGGCGAAAAGGCTGGGCGTCAAAGAAGGAATCATTGACGCCCAGGATCTGCTCACTGACCCAAAGGAGTCGATTCTCAATCCCGCGGTCCACAGTCCGAACAACGCCGATAATGCCGATATGACGGCAGGCGTGACGTTCTTCGGACAGTTCCTGGACCATGACCTCACGCTCGCGTTGAAAGCCCCGATCCTTGAACAAACCAATCCGAGACGAACGACCAACTTTCGCACCGCTGAATTTGATCTCGACAGCCTGTATGGCAACGGACCCGACCGATCGCCTGAACTGTATGACACCGGCGGCGGCAATATCAAATTCAAGGTCGAAGCCATCCCCGGGTCGGAAGCCGTCTCCCGAAAAGGCGCGGCGCGATTCGATCTGCCGCGTGACGCCAACGACAACGCGATCATTGCAGACAGCCGGAATGATGAAAATGTGCTGCTCAGCCAATTTCATCTGGCCATGCTGAAGTTTCATAATGCCGTGACCGATCGTATCCTCAAAGATCCGACGTTCGCCAACCGTTCCGACAAGGACGTCTTCAACGAAGCTCAACGTCAAGTGCGCTGGCATTATCAGTGGATCATCGTCAACGAATTCCTGCCGATGACCATCGGGCAAGAGCGAGTCAATGATATTCTTCGTAACGGGACCCGTTTCTACAACGTCACCGATCGCAATGAGGACGGGTTATTGAGGAACGCGATTCGTGAACCGTTGATTCCGGTCGAGTTCGCCGTGGCAGCCTATCGGTTCGGGCATTCCCAGGTGAGGCCCAGTTACCGGGTCAACTTCGGGGCGGCTCCGGGCAACGAGTTCTTCGCCTTCGTCTTCGATGACTCCGCCGATCCCAATGATCCGGACCCCAATGACATGCGAGGCGGAAAACGCGCAGCCCGTCGCTTCGTCGACTGGCAAACCTTCTTCGATTTTGGGGATGGGAACGTGCGTCCCAACAAAAAAATCGACACCAAGCTCTCCACTCCGTTGATGCATCTCCTCGGATCGCGTGGACCGGCGCCCGGCATGCCATCGGACGGCATCCAGTCGCTGGCTTCTCGTAATCTCATGCGGCATGTCAATTTCGGTATCCCCTCGGGGCAAGCTATCGCGCGCGTGATGAATGCCCGAGTCCTGAGTCCGGCACAACTCGCGGAATTGGCGCCCTTCGGCATGGAGAAGAGTACCCCGCTCTGGTATTACATCCTGAAGGAGGCGGAAGTCTTCGAGAACGGACGCCGATTGGGACCTGTGGGAAGTCGCATTGTCGGCGAAGTGTTCATCGGCTTATTAAGAGCCGACAGAGACTCCTACCTGTCGGCAAACCGGAACTGGAAACCGACCTTGCCGTCCGCAAAAGCAGGCGATTTCGAGATTACTGATTTACTGAACTTCGCCGGTGTCGTTCCTCCGCTGAACTAA
- the sigZ gene encoding RNA polymerase sigma factor SigZ: MTKTTEELWQLVHDGLRAFIAKRVNDHGHVDDILQEVFARAHRQMDSVNDPCRLVSWIYQITRNAIIDHYRKPERLREVPAGLSSKLEVLNDGSRILETTGGAAELRAELAGCLRPMIERLPRDYREAIILVELKGLTQQAAAKQMGISLSGMKSRVQRGRARLKQMLDDCCLIELDRRGGVIDYQSRTEGDSCLNPKRSGTPAVS, encoded by the coding sequence ATGACGAAGACGACGGAAGAACTCTGGCAACTCGTGCATGATGGTCTCCGTGCTTTTATCGCCAAGCGGGTGAACGATCACGGGCATGTCGATGATATTCTGCAAGAGGTGTTTGCGCGGGCCCATCGGCAGATGGACTCGGTCAACGATCCGTGCCGGTTGGTCTCATGGATCTATCAAATCACGCGAAACGCGATCATCGATCATTATCGGAAACCAGAAAGACTGCGAGAGGTCCCGGCTGGGTTGAGCTCAAAACTTGAAGTATTGAACGACGGTTCGAGAATCCTTGAAACGACCGGCGGTGCTGCGGAGCTTCGCGCGGAACTCGCCGGTTGTCTTCGCCCCATGATCGAACGATTGCCGCGGGACTATCGCGAAGCGATCATCCTCGTGGAGCTCAAGGGGCTGACTCAACAGGCCGCGGCCAAACAGATGGGCATTTCCCTGTCCGGCATGAAATCCAGGGTGCAACGAGGGCGAGCGCGGCTCAAACAGATGCTTGATGATTGCTGTTTGATCGAACTGGATCGCCGGGGAGGCGTGATCGACTATCAATCTCGTACGGAAGGTGATTCCTGCCTGAATCCGAAGCGATCCGGCACACCGGCAGTATCGTGA
- a CDS encoding ArsI/CadI family heavy metal resistance metalloenzyme → MRPHISLDVHDVSKSVTFYKKVFGVKPQKQVADYAKFDLMKPALNFSLVSSTGEVSSVGHLGVEVETVEEIAEWKARLQYEGILERVEDNIACCFARQDKLWFTDPDGNAWEIFTIHEQLEVTGPLGQTGCCLPKKAGASEPALAASELEQYRMDAGGERNCHDEDDGRTLATRA, encoded by the coding sequence ATGCGTCCCCATATTTCTCTCGATGTCCATGATGTGTCCAAATCGGTGACGTTCTATAAAAAGGTATTTGGCGTGAAGCCGCAAAAGCAGGTGGCCGACTATGCCAAGTTTGACTTAATGAAACCGGCGCTGAACTTTTCGCTGGTGTCGTCCACCGGGGAGGTGAGCTCCGTGGGTCACTTGGGAGTTGAGGTCGAGACAGTCGAAGAAATCGCTGAGTGGAAGGCCCGGTTGCAATATGAAGGCATACTTGAGCGAGTCGAGGACAACATAGCCTGTTGCTTTGCCCGACAGGATAAACTCTGGTTTACTGATCCTGACGGCAATGCTTGGGAGATCTTTACCATTCATGAGCAATTAGAGGTCACCGGACCACTCGGTCAAACAGGCTGCTGTCTGCCCAAGAAGGCAGGTGCTTCTGAGCCGGCCCTTGCAGCATCTGAGCTGGAGCAGTACCGTATGGATGCCGGTGGAGAAAGAAACTGTCATGACGAAGACGACGGAAGAACTCTGGCAACTCGTGCATGA
- a CDS encoding DNA-3-methyladenine glycosylase I, translating to MSIQKKSLTRCSWAGDKPHMIQYHDREWGRPVHDDRRLFEMLLLEGAQAGLTWDTILKRREGYRKAFAGFDPTKVAKFTANKQKQLLNDPGIIRNRLKIDAAVTNAQAFLAVQGEFGCFDRYVWRFVGGKPKLNRRRTMADVPATSPESDALSKDLKTRGFRFVGSTITYAFMQAVGMVDDHLNGCFAKTRA from the coding sequence ATGTCTATTCAGAAAAAATCACTGACTCGGTGCTCCTGGGCCGGTGATAAACCGCACATGATTCAGTATCACGATCGGGAGTGGGGGAGACCAGTGCATGACGATCGTCGGCTTTTTGAAATGCTGCTACTCGAAGGGGCGCAGGCCGGTTTGACTTGGGACACCATTTTAAAGCGCCGCGAGGGCTATCGAAAGGCTTTTGCTGGGTTTGATCCTACTAAAGTTGCCAAGTTCACAGCCAACAAACAGAAACAATTATTAAACGATCCCGGCATTATCCGCAATCGGTTGAAGATCGATGCGGCGGTGACGAATGCGCAGGCTTTTCTCGCGGTGCAGGGAGAATTCGGATGTTTCGATCGATATGTCTGGCGATTTGTCGGTGGAAAGCCAAAGCTGAATCGCCGGCGAACGATGGCCGATGTGCCGGCCACAAGCCCGGAGAGTGATGCGCTCTCAAAAGATCTCAAGACACGCGGGTTCCGTTTCGTAGGAAGCACCATCACGTATGCCTTCATGCAGGCGGTTGGTATGGTAGACGACCATCTCAACGGCTGCTTCGCCAAGACGCGGGCGTAA
- a CDS encoding DUF488 domain-containing protein: MGKVLVKRVYEPAAKADGFRVLVDRLWPRGLSKEDAHIDLWLRDIGPSTALRKWFNHDPGRWSEFQHRYHAELKKKTALISTIKARAKTDPVTLLYSAKDEQHNQAVALQSYLVKQIASRKPASRRKKTIPTIEKKKTDKS; encoded by the coding sequence ATGGGTAAGGTCCTCGTCAAGCGTGTCTATGAACCGGCGGCCAAGGCCGATGGCTTCCGCGTCCTGGTTGATAGGCTCTGGCCGCGGGGCTTGTCGAAAGAGGACGCGCATATCGATCTTTGGCTTCGCGATATCGGCCCTTCGACAGCTCTCCGCAAATGGTTCAACCACGATCCTGGCCGGTGGTCGGAATTTCAACACCGTTACCACGCCGAACTGAAAAAGAAGACGGCACTCATCTCAACGATCAAAGCACGGGCCAAGACCGACCCTGTGACGCTCCTTTATTCTGCCAAGGACGAACAACACAACCAGGCCGTCGCGCTTCAGAGCTATCTAGTGAAACAAATCGCTTCACGCAAACCCGCCTCAAGAAGGAAGAAAACAATCCCCACGATCGAAAAGAAAAAGACAGATAAATCATGA
- a CDS encoding aldo/keto reductase family protein: protein MGDAPMSLTTYNHVSIPSFMYGTAWKKVATTGLVLQAVEAGFTAIDTANQLVHYDEARVGEALVQLAKQGITRDKLFLQTKFTSVNGQDHRLPYDASAAITMQVRQSFAGSLTHLHTDYLDSYVLHGPYSRRGLGADDWEVWAAIESLYDAGKTKIIGVSNVSAEQLTLLCMKAKHKPMVVQNRCYAAFGWDAEVREVCRANQIIYQGFSLLTANSGIFAEPALQALAAKYRTGLAQIVFRFAQQVGMLPLTGTTNPQHMKEDLQADRFTLLSEEIRQIETIGL from the coding sequence ATGGGAGATGCTCCAATGTCATTGACCACGTACAATCATGTGTCCATTCCCTCCTTCATGTACGGCACGGCCTGGAAGAAAGTGGCCACGACCGGACTGGTACTGCAAGCGGTTGAAGCTGGGTTCACCGCGATCGATACGGCCAATCAACTCGTCCATTACGACGAGGCACGGGTGGGAGAAGCGCTTGTGCAACTCGCGAAACAGGGCATCACCCGCGACAAGCTGTTTCTGCAAACGAAGTTCACATCTGTCAACGGCCAGGACCATCGTCTGCCGTATGATGCGAGCGCGGCTATCACCATGCAGGTACGGCAATCTTTCGCCGGCTCTCTCACGCATCTCCATACGGACTATCTCGACTCGTATGTACTGCATGGCCCCTATTCACGACGAGGCTTAGGGGCTGATGATTGGGAGGTCTGGGCCGCGATTGAGTCTCTCTATGACGCGGGCAAGACGAAGATCATCGGGGTGAGCAATGTCTCGGCTGAACAACTGACCTTGCTCTGCATGAAAGCCAAACACAAGCCGATGGTGGTGCAGAACCGCTGCTACGCGGCGTTCGGGTGGGATGCAGAGGTGCGGGAGGTCTGCCGAGCCAACCAGATCATATACCAGGGGTTCTCACTCCTCACCGCCAATTCCGGGATCTTTGCCGAACCTGCCTTGCAGGCTCTGGCGGCCAAATATCGGACCGGCCTGGCCCAAATCGTGTTCCGCTTTGCCCAACAGGTCGGCATGCTGCCCTTGACCGGCACGACGAATCCTCAGCACATGAAAGAAGACCTGCAAGCAGATCGTTTCACCTTGCTCTCGGAGGAAATCCGACAGATCGAAACCATCGGCCTGTAG
- a CDS encoding tetratricopeptide repeat protein, with amino-acid sequence MKLLGSLALTGRRHAMMSAHIIGFTTAVLLACAAPSSGTELPETPTPPRTLSDTVPLYTDLGSHHKRISTRVPATQQYFDQGLRLVYGFNHAEAIRSFTRAAELDPTCAMCYWGIALAYGPHVNAPMDSASGIAAYTAVQKALALKSHAAAPERAYIEALAQRYEADPPADRVRLDTAYSRAMGQVAKTYPKDLDAATLYAESLMDLRPWNYWQPNGTPYPGTKEIVRQLESVISRNPNHPGACHYYIHAVEAVNPKAAVPCAERLAQLMPGEGHMVHMPAHIFIRVGRWNDAVQANHHAIHTDEVFIEGQRPMGVYPLAYYPHNIHFLAFASTMAGRSAQAIEAADTLTTKVNLDAARQVGMLQEMLPYHALTLTTFGKWDEVLAAPLPPEDIRFSYAMAYYARGVAHAAKGEWEEAQAALDTVTAADAATPEGAEGKTSLSIAVHALSGEIAIRRGDLDAGINHFREAAKIEDGGLYFEPPKWYYPIRHSLGAALLKAGQNAEAEKVYREDLRRFPENGWSLFGLAQTLRAQGKKNEAAAAEARFHRAWAGTDVTLTASRF; translated from the coding sequence ATGAAACTATTAGGATCGCTCGCGTTGACTGGACGGCGGCACGCCATGATGTCCGCCCATATCATCGGATTCACCACGGCTGTTTTGCTGGCCTGTGCCGCTCCCAGCTCGGGCACAGAGTTGCCGGAAACGCCCACGCCGCCGAGGACCCTTTCTGACACGGTCCCCCTCTACACGGACCTTGGCTCCCACCACAAACGCATCTCCACGCGAGTCCCGGCCACACAGCAGTACTTCGATCAGGGTCTGCGACTCGTCTACGGATTCAATCACGCGGAAGCGATCCGCTCGTTCACTCGTGCCGCAGAGCTCGATCCCACCTGTGCCATGTGCTACTGGGGGATCGCGCTCGCCTATGGGCCGCATGTCAACGCCCCCATGGACTCGGCAAGTGGAATCGCCGCCTACACGGCGGTTCAAAAAGCGCTGGCGCTCAAGTCTCACGCCGCGGCGCCTGAGCGCGCGTACATCGAGGCGCTCGCGCAGCGCTACGAGGCGGACCCACCAGCCGACCGTGTCCGCTTGGACACGGCGTATTCGCGCGCGATGGGGCAGGTCGCCAAGACATACCCCAAGGATCTCGACGCCGCGACCCTGTATGCCGAGTCGCTGATGGACCTCCGCCCCTGGAACTACTGGCAACCCAACGGTACTCCCTACCCCGGCACCAAGGAAATCGTACGCCAGCTCGAAAGTGTCATCTCTCGCAATCCCAATCACCCCGGCGCGTGTCATTACTACATCCACGCCGTCGAAGCGGTGAACCCGAAGGCTGCAGTGCCATGTGCCGAACGGCTTGCTCAGCTTATGCCGGGCGAGGGACACATGGTCCACATGCCCGCGCACATCTTCATCCGCGTCGGACGATGGAACGATGCTGTGCAGGCCAACCACCACGCCATCCACACCGACGAGGTATTCATCGAAGGGCAGCGCCCGATGGGCGTCTATCCGCTCGCGTACTACCCGCACAACATCCACTTCCTCGCCTTCGCTTCCACGATGGCGGGGCGCAGTGCCCAGGCGATCGAGGCGGCCGATACACTCACTACCAAGGTGAACCTCGACGCCGCGCGCCAGGTCGGGATGCTGCAGGAAATGCTGCCATACCATGCGCTCACGCTCACAACATTCGGGAAATGGGACGAGGTGCTTGCCGCACCACTTCCACCGGAGGACATCCGCTTCTCATACGCCATGGCCTACTATGCCCGGGGCGTGGCGCATGCAGCCAAGGGAGAGTGGGAGGAAGCGCAAGCCGCGCTCGACACGGTGACGGCGGCCGATGCCGCGACGCCCGAAGGTGCTGAAGGCAAGACCTCGCTCTCGATCGCCGTACACGCGCTGTCCGGGGAGATCGCGATTCGACGCGGCGACCTCGACGCAGGTATCAACCACTTCCGAGAGGCGGCCAAGATCGAGGACGGGGGACTCTATTTTGAACCGCCCAAGTGGTACTACCCGATTCGGCACTCACTCGGCGCCGCGCTGTTGAAAGCGGGACAAAATGCCGAGGCTGAGAAGGTGTATCGCGAAGACCTCCGTCGCTTCCCTGAGAACGGCTGGTCTCTGTTTGGGCTCGCGCAGACACTCCGGGCGCAGGGGAAGAAAAATGAGGCGGCCGCTGCGGAAGCGCGCTTCCACCGTGCGTGGGCAGGCACGGACGTGACGCTGACGGCATCGAGATTTTGA
- a CDS encoding carboxymuconolactone decarboxylase family protein, which translates to MTQPNAVNDQRETGLYELSNVSRLKLLATHAPEAMKAFVAFDKAALAEGAIPGKYKELIALGVAFTTQCPYCIDIHANKAREWGASDQEIAECVLVAAALRAGGAVTHGTHALKGI; encoded by the coding sequence ATGACACAGCCGAATGCAGTCAATGATCAACGGGAAACGGGTTTGTACGAGTTGAGCAATGTGAGCAGGCTGAAGTTGCTGGCCACTCATGCGCCGGAAGCCATGAAAGCATTCGTGGCCTTCGATAAAGCGGCGCTGGCCGAGGGCGCGATACCGGGAAAATACAAGGAGCTTATCGCACTGGGTGTCGCTTTCACGACGCAGTGTCCGTACTGTATCGACATCCATGCCAACAAGGCACGTGAATGGGGGGCTTCCGATCAGGAAATTGCGGAGTGCGTTCTGGTCGCGGCGGCGTTGCGGGCGGGTGGGGCGGTTACACATGGCACCCATGCGCTGAAGGGAATCTAG
- a CDS encoding class I SAM-dependent methyltransferase, which produces MTISTMTAEESGMKTRLKAMWSAGNYDRFSRSMEAGAREFYDRLVLAPGSRLLDVGCGSGQLALMAARDGLDVVGVDIAENWIERAQVRAKAEKLQARFEQADAETLPFEIGTFDAVVSLIGAMFAPRPQLVAQELLRVCVPGGIIAMANWTPQGFVGQKFKTVSKFIAPSGMPSPVLWGDELTVRERLSHGLSELSLTKRQYLFSYPFPPSEVVEFFRLYYGPTHQAFASLDELGRSRLRQELEALWSAHNRADGESTAVYAEYLEVIGIRL; this is translated from the coding sequence ATGACAATCAGTACAATGACAGCGGAAGAAAGTGGCATGAAGACTCGTCTCAAGGCGATGTGGTCGGCCGGCAACTACGATCGGTTCTCGCGCTCCATGGAAGCCGGGGCTCGTGAGTTCTATGACCGACTCGTACTGGCGCCTGGATCGAGACTGCTGGACGTCGGGTGCGGGTCCGGCCAACTGGCGCTCATGGCCGCGCGGGATGGGCTCGATGTCGTTGGTGTGGACATCGCGGAGAATTGGATCGAGCGGGCACAGGTTCGAGCTAAGGCTGAAAAGCTGCAGGCGCGGTTCGAACAAGCCGACGCCGAAACGCTGCCGTTCGAAATCGGAACGTTCGACGCAGTAGTAAGTCTGATCGGCGCCATGTTCGCCCCGCGGCCTCAGCTGGTTGCCCAAGAATTGCTCCGTGTCTGCGTGCCGGGCGGCATCATCGCCATGGCCAATTGGACGCCGCAGGGATTCGTCGGGCAGAAGTTCAAGACTGTGTCGAAGTTCATTGCACCGTCCGGCATGCCGTCGCCGGTCCTGTGGGGTGATGAGTTGACGGTGCGTGAGCGGCTTAGCCACGGACTCTCGGAACTTAGCCTCACGAAGCGGCAGTACCTTTTCAGCTACCCTTTTCCACCGTCGGAGGTGGTGGAATTCTTTCGGCTCTACTATGGACCGACTCATCAGGCATTTGCCTCGCTCGACGAGCTCGGCCGCAGCCGACTGCGTCAAGAACTTGAAGCCTTGTGGTCTGCCCATAATCGGGCTGATGGCGAGAGTACAGCGGTCTATGCCGAGTATCTGGAAGTGATCGGAATCCGCCTCTAA